In Kaistella sp. 97-N-M2, the sequence GTTCCCGCGCCGGCAATAAGCGGAAAAGCGATCGGCACGATCGAAGCAGATTTCGCCTCTGTATTTTTTTGTATTTCGATGCCTAAAATCATTTCCAGAGCAATGACAAAGATGACGAAGGCACCCGCAATCGCAAAGGAATTAACATCTACCCCAATTAATTTCAGAATGTTGTTTCCGATAAAAAGAAAGAATATCATTAGAAGCCCCGCCACGATTGAAGCGCGTTCCGCTTCAATTTTTCCAAACTTCTTTTTCAGCCCAACAATGATAGGAATGGAGCCTACTATATCGATTACGGCAAACAAAACCATTGTTGTGGTGAGCGTTTCTTTGAGCGAAAAATGTTCAAACATGGGGTGAAATTATTAATTTCGCAAAAATATA encodes:
- a CDS encoding MarC family protein; the encoded protein is MFEHFSLKETLTTTMVLFAVIDIVGSIPIIVGLKKKFGKIEAERASIVAGLLMIFFLFIGNNILKLIGVDVNSFAIAGAFVIFVIALEMILGIEIQKNTEAKSASIVPIAFPLIAGAGTLTTTLSLRAEYHDINIISGIILNTIFVYLVLRSSNWLENKLGDGTLQVLQKVFGIVLLAISIKLFTANFAQLFSTYVKF